The Oryza brachyantha chromosome 7, ObraRS2, whole genome shotgun sequence genomic interval AGATCTGTGGCATACTGTCTTGGGTCAAAACTATACCTTTTTTGTAACTTGCTTATCTCAATGCCAAGAAAATAGTTCAACTCCCCAAGGTCTTTAAGAGCAAACTCTTGTTTCAATCCTTAAGTAAGGCACTAGTTGCCCTCTATGAAGAACTACCCACAattatatcatcaacataaactaaaaaatgatgtaTCAGTCTTGGAAGCAGTAAAGCCAAGTTTAACTAATTTGTTATTTAACCTGGCAAACCAAGCCCTTGCAGCTTGTTTCAATCCATATAAAGTTTTGTCAAGTTTACAAACATACCGTGGCTTGATAGGGTCCTCAAATTCAAGTTGCTACGGCATATACACCTCCTCCTCTAAATACACATGTAAATAGGCATTCTGAGCATCTAACTGTCTAGAACTCCAACCTATAGACATAACTATTTACAGAATTATTCTGATTATAGAAGCTTTAACTATTGGACTAAAGGTGTATTCGTAATCTAAACCATATCTCTGTTTAAAATCTTTGGCAACTAGGCGAGCTTTATACTTatcaataattatgtatttttctatCAAACACAAGTCTATGAATTAATAGAATTGAGTAAACGGCAATGCTACGGTACATTTTACTTGTAGTAGTAGTGGcgtagtaaaatttatatctaactatgtattttataagtatattaaatattttattccaatctttggtaagatatatttatcaatttatctattttaaaataatatataacagaaaattttatctcagagttatatattttagttccaaTTTTacctttataaaatttctactacatatAGTAACGGTTTAGTATAACAAAATCATACGAggttatctaaaaaaaatcctaagtAAAACGAAGCTGAggaagtagtatatatataacccaTAAGTATGAGATCTGAGTTAACGCACTAGTCATGGCAATGCAGCAAAAGCAGCAAGACGGTGGCCATGCGAAGCTCGCTCAGGAGCAGCTGCTGCAAGCCAGCACGGAGCTGATGCACCACAGCCTGGGCTACCTCAACTCGATGGCCCTAGGGTGCGCTGCCAAGCTCGGCGTTGCCGACGCCAtccaccgcgccggcggccgcgcctcCTTGGACGACCTGCACGCCGCGCTGTCCCTCGGCCCAAGCAAGCTCCCCTACCTGCGCCGCGTGATGCGGGTGCTGGTCGCCTCGGGCGTCTTTGCGCACGAGCAGGaggccgccgacgtcgacaacgctggcggcggcggcggcggctactaCAGCCTCACGCCCGTGTCGTCCCTGCTCGtcaccaccggcgccggcgccggcgctagCTGCAGGAGCCTTCTGCCGCTTGTGCTCCTCCACCACTCGCCGGCGCTCTGTGTGACGCCGGCCACGGGCATGGCCGAGTGGCTCAAGAGCGGCAAGGAGGAGACAGCGTTCGAAATGACTCACGGCGCGGGCCTTTGGAGCGTCTGCAGCCGCACCCCAGAGCTCGGCGAGTTGTTCAATGACGCCATGGCGGCCGACTCGACGTTCATCATGGACTTGGCCATCCGTGGCGCAGGCCAGGTGTTCGACAAGATCACATCCCTTGTGGATGTCGCAGGCGGCACCGGCGCGGCTGCGAGGGCGGTGGCCATTGCATTCCCTCATATCAAGTGCACCGTGCTGGACCTTCCTCACGTGATTGGTTCCATTCCGACTGACCACGGAGGTGATGTTCAGTTTGTTGCAGGAGATATGATGGATTGCATCCCCCAAGCTGATGCACTCCTGCTTAAGGTGAGTGATATGAAATCcatacaaaatttgtttttttttacagtggACCAAAGTAAATATTATGCGTCATCCATCCTCCATTGATCCAATAGCTAATATTATGAGTCATCCATCCTCCGTTAATAGTCTCATTTACTACCATCTAAAAGGCAACTAATGTTAATTGTACTATATTTCATTAAGGAAAGAAATATGTTTCCTTATGTTTCAGCGTCAAAATTCGTTCTGAAAAAAGTCTGTCGTTTACCATCCtaaaaaacatgtaagttACATGTACTAGATACTGCAgcttaccaaaattttatgctAAGAATTTGGCAAATCCAGGAACTTTTAAGTAATGTAAAATTTCTCCTAAAAAGAATATGATTACTTATATTTCAATCGtgtcaataaataaaataaatattatgaacATAAATTATGGTATGTCCAGATTGTGTACAAATTCTTTTTCAATTTCAGTTCCAGCTTACCATGGAATATTTAAAgtaatctataatttttttttacaagtatttcaatatattttacatagatactacctctgtttcatattataaggaCTTTCTAGAAGATCTTGATTCATCTATgcatcaatgtatatgttttatatatgtaagtcAAGAAAGTGTTATACTATGAAACAAAGGGAATAGCCTATATGCGTGCACACGAAGTATAGACATGATAGTTAATTCTTATTAGCATTTCCCTTCTTGGGTTGGTATCTTATGGAAGAGAATAATACACTTTTATTGGAAAGATAATCATAAACAACCAATGTTAGGATCTTATCTCTAGGTCTAACCTGAAGAAAGGTAAGGTGGAGCACTATAAAGACCTTAATCTATGTAATGAACCAGTTCCCTACCTTCCCATGAAATTTAACGTATTTCCTTCTATGCCCTTAAGATTCATTTGATCAATTCTATACCCATGAAAGTTTTATTAGATACTTAAGCATACATTACATCAGGTAACCATAAGTTGACCATTAATTATTGATAGAAATTAATGTCCGTATATTGGCATTTTACTAAAAGTTAGAAATTTTCcaaatagaaataatttaggTAGTGAAAAAACAACcgagaataaaatattaactaTGCAGgtttggtttttaaaattgaaaggtaatttcattgttttttaaacaaattaaactttccatcaaattttaaaagtacTCTTGGAACGAATATGCAgctaaaatgttaaaaaaacataaatggaAATTGGTTGGTCACAATTTGAAaagcataaaataaaatttaaatacgaTAGGATGAAtttcatacaaaatataaatccaGGTAACAGAAAATTTTGGCAATCAATTTCatgtttaataaaaataatatggatttaatgacatattttatttttttaaaaaatttggttatgaattttttaaatttctttgactttattataagttaaaatcaCGCTATAATTTATGAAGTTGTCAGTATGAGATGGATTAtacaattattttagaaaaaaaactaatggtcAACTAATATGGAGAGTAGGAATATAATCAAGATGAAAATTGAGGAGCATGTAGGGGATGGGGCAAAATCGAGGAGTAGAAAAGGAATTGATCGAGCAAATTGTGTGGGACACCTAAGGAATTAATTTCTCTAACTTGTACTTATCACattttaatttagattattgaTTTCAGTTTGTCCTACATGATTGGAGTGATGTAGACTGCGTCAAGATACTTAAACAATGCAAGGAGGCAATCCCTTCCAGAGAAGCAGGAGGGAAGGTCATTATCATAGATGTTGTGGTTGGATCCTCCTCCCAAGCAACGTCCCAAGGAACCCAACTGCTGTTTGATCTGATTGTTTCGACTATGTTACCCGGCATGGAGAGGAATGAGAAAGAGTGGTGCAAGATATTCAAGGAAGCAGGATTCACTGAGTACAAGATAAGCCCGGTGTTAGGTTTTCGATCCATTATCGAAGTCTTTCCATAGGGCGCCCAATGCCATAATATGGGAATTGAgtccttgtttagtttgcattttttttttgcaaaaacatcacatcggatatatagacacacatttgaagtattaaacatagtctaattataaaataaattacagattaCGTCAacaaactgcgagacgaatcttttgagcctaattaatccgtcattattagcacatgttggttaccgtagcaattatgactaatcacatattaatttggctcaaaagattcgtctcacgatttgcCCCATAATTGTGtagttagttttaatgttcatgtatatttaatgctccatttagatgttcaaaaattcgatgtgatgtttttgggaaaaatttttggaactaaacagggcatGAATAACTATCGTAGTTATCTTGAACCAATTTATGTATTAGTCTAATCTTACAATTGTGTGCACAATGATCTATGAATATGTATAACGGACGTTTAAGATCATAAatgatttgaaataaaaaaacattcatCTATAAATTTTGCAGTTCTCGTTACGAACtataattttaatacaaaatttcttCTCATCCGACTTCATATAAATCTTGTGTAGTTGAAATAACACTACAGCAGAACAGCTCTACGCAAACAAAACTGGTCTACACAGGCGGTTGCACGACCCACCTAGCTCCTATCTTATGTGATAAAAGCCGCTATCATAAGCAGACAGCTCTAACcgcctgcatatatatagtgacTGTCACAGGCTGTCATGCTACACCGGCCACATGCGATAATTTGTCATAGTAGGTGGTCCGCATAGCCCGCCTaagataattaatatttacGGATGGTTATGTCGTATGGACCGTCTGCATAGaaatttcttagaaaaaatgtattgTTTTGCCTGCTACCtacatatttatttagaaatcacacaaataaataaagtcgTAATTACGATACcaacatatttatacaaattttcaGTCATAATTAAACTCAGTACAtacataacaaaaaaattttaatatacaactccttgttaatttatttcttgatCCCACTATGCTAACACCTTGTATTTGGCATTTCACAACATGGCAtggtccaaaaatatattgagaGCATTGCAACAATCCCGGTGGATGAAGCGGCATATGTCGAAACGAAGATTGTTTAATGCCTTGTTATCAAAGTTGTTCACCTCAATCCTTTTCTTAAcctataaaagaaacaaataggTTCATCAAATAGCGACATGCACAAAAAGATGGTGTCGATGATATGTAGTGGCAGTAATATATGGGGTGGATAACGAGGCACAGAGAACAATGGTTAGATGAAGACACAGGATTACCCAGGTTTAGGCTCTCAATATACGATATAACACCCTATTACTGCTTGACGATTGTATTCAgttgaatatatatgtgtccccTGGGGATGCCCCTATCTCCCTTATATAGTGAGGGATAGGATTCATAGATAGAGttctaatctgataagactaagatctagcTGACTCAGATCCAGTAGAATACTGTAATCTCGGTATGCAATCTGGATATTACCAAACTTCTAATCGATCTAGTATAGGATAACGTTGCCTTCCTATTCACTACCCCCTAACCTATAAGGACATGTACATATTACGAATACCCCTAGTACAGGAATCCCACAGCAGCCCTACGGAGTCGTACATAGCCACACAAATCATCCATGTAGATTATTGATCATTAGACGTATCTTCACACAGTATGCTTAATGTTTTCTAAGTGATCCTGAGTACTTTGTGATAATTGTAAATACTATGGAGGGCTCCAAAGAAATGGAGCCCCTGACTCAATACTTAAATAGGaaatttaaacatagagtctaaCAATGTGTGTAGGAAAAATTTAGGTGCATCGAAGATGCATCTAATAGGTATAACCCCCattctatgcttaaatgcaaaacaattaaacatagagtctaaaaataacatttaccTAAGGCATCCACGAAATATCGAATAACCCGACTCGAGCAACACTGTTTTGAGTGTTTTCGGACCCGAGTGGTACCAGGTTGGGTTGCTCTCTCCCGAGCGATTTAAACCCGAGTGATTTGGTGATAAAGAAATGTCATGCCTCctcaaacaaatatttaaaaaaaactatcatgCCCAAGGAGTAGATAATGTTGCTTGAGCGCGACATTAGGCCTATGGCAACATCTTTCATCCTTGCTGCCTTGCTAATAGGCACTACGAGTCTGCAGGGTTTCGAGCAATTGATTTTGTCCACTGAAAATGTGTGTTCTGATGCTGAGCCCATGTTGTGTTCCCTTGCCCAATCATCATTTGTGGCGCACTGGGGACTTGATTTAGACTAACTCGAAGTAATTCATCGAAATGTTGTTTCACTTGCTCCTTGACTTAGTTTTCCATGTATGGATCCCTTGTCTTATATGTCCTGTCATTCTTAGGAAACCCCAGTTTCCAATTCGTCGATTAAGATATCCCTCAAACACAGTTTCCAATTCGTCGATTAAGATATCCCTCAAACACGCCTAGAGTGCTCATTGTTGCCTAATGGCTCTAGGAGCTGATCCATCTCGCGTCTCGTCATGAAATCATCAGTCTTCTCTTTTTCAGAAATGTCCTACAATGAAGTACTCACCTCTTCGATCAGCGGGTTCTTGAATCACATTTCTCCTTTCTCATTAACTTTCCAGCTACTTTTTGCCCAGAACCAATTTTTACTCCTCTCATCCAATCCGTCAACTTGAAGTGGTTTTCCTTGCGCCTTGAACTTCTCATGCGTTGCTCACCATTTTCATGTATGGCTGTCATATCCGGTAGACCCGAGCCGATGTGGGtaaatattctttttgttaGTTCCGACATTTTCCTGCTCTTTTCCATGGCTTCGGCTGATGTCTTCTTCGACACAAATTCCTCACAGTTAGCTTGGGAAATTTAGGGATAGTCCTCAAAAGGTGTACGGTTCCTTTGCACACACTTCTTGTTAAGTTCAGACTTCCAAGATCTCCATCGAACGCCCATTATCTTCGGTGTGTACTCCTTTGCAATAATCTCTGGATTTTCAAGATACTTCGGTACTTTTTGTAGTTCGGTCCATGACAGCTCCTTCGCCCTGGTAGAAACATTGGTGTTCTAGAGCTAGGTATTTGTAGGGACAAAGTTCCTAACTAGTAAGCCACATGCATTGCTAAATTTCGTGCTGATGATCTTAGGCTCCACTAGCTTCCCAGACCTATCAAGTGTAGTAACGTTGTATTGTATGTCTGGATCTTattctttgtttgttttccaTGTCTTGTTGTTCTACCGCTTGCACTTGAATCTACGGAGGTTGTGGTGTCGGCCTGGGCGTCTTCATTGTCATGCCCATAAATTCCTTActcaaatttttgaactttatTCTGTATTAAAATTCCCGTGTAGGACCAGCTGGGGTATACcaatagacaatgttgattacatcatCGGCGCtcttaaaaacaacaataaataaCATGTCCCCCCACGTCGCTATCACATTAAATGCGATAAGCGACCATGTGAGAGGGGTGGTGGTTTTTTGTTCGGACTGCTAAGTCGAGCGGGGAGTGCTGCCTACTCCTCACCTACTGACCGATGGGACCCGACAATGGTGGTGTGACGGCTTGTTGACTTACAACGATGTCCGCAACAGTCCCAAGAAGGATGATGGCCTGCACATCGCAGGTGAGAAAAACTATAGTCATTGTGGTGTCCCCTTACAGTATAAAAGAAGACCCTGGCCAGTAGGAAAAGGAGGACAAAAGGAAGAACATTCTCACAGAAACTTGTAACGCATCTACTCTCATAGTGCGCAAGTGACAAGAGTAGGGTATTAAGCCTCCCGGCGCCTGAACCTGTATAATTCCTCTGTGTATACCGAGGGGCCCAACCCCCCCAAAACCTCTCCATTCGCTTCCTTCTCTTGGAAAAAAAGGCTTTTGGGCCCTGCCTTCGCACCCCTGGGCCGAATTCACAAAGGGGGTCTCGCAGACTCCCGCTTGAGGAGCTCACACTCCGATAGTGTGCATATGTAAAGAGGAGTCAAATTTTGGAAAAGAGTCTGAATTCAGGAAGATTGATGGAGATAAGAGAATAAATATGAGTCAAATTTGGAAGAGAATCCGAATTCGGGAAGATTGGTGGAGAtaaggaaataaataaatagtgaGGTTTCTAATTCGTTAAGGAAAGGTTTCCGACAAGATTGGGGTTCCTGATTCGCCTTTTGTGTAACctagatgagaaaaaaatagggtTTTAGACtagattttgattttagattgaaAACTTTGAGAGTAGTGTTGTTGGTGCATTTTGTAAACactagttgatgcaataaagtcaacaTAGTTCAATCTACATCTTTTGTTTTCATCTACTGGTATGTTTCTAGATCCCAATGGTCTAACTGTAGGCAAGGAGGCGGTTTGATCGGCGAGGTAGCGGCGGTCTGCCCGGCTAGGCTTCGTGGTCTAACCAACGACATAGGAGTGGTGTGACCAGAGGTAATAGGGTTCCGTCAAGTTCTTCGttagaggtaatcttttattccgcaaaagatttttgtttttgattttCCGTACCATTTAACCCCGTGGTAGGTTTTTTTGTCTTGTTCGATCCCACACTTAATAAGTAGGCTGACTGTGGAGAGCATTATCTGTTTCGTTGAATATATTTGGTCAAATTAGATATCCATATTGTCTAACACTGTAGGCACATGAACATTATCTCACACGAGACACCCTTCCCACCACATTAAATATGGTAGGTAGGGGTAGTTGGGGATGTCACGGGCCTTGAGTTACTTTAGATTTGACCTATAGGGGAGATACGGTAAGTGTTAGTATCTAATATCCTAACTTGATGGCTGGATAGACCAAGGCATCCCGAGACTTCTACTCATGCCATTTAGCCTAGGATAGGTAACATTGATGCTTAGGGGGTGCTTGTTTcctctaaattttttagtgcctgtcacatcgaatgtttgagcactaattagaaatattaaatatattaataaaacccacctcatactctagactatttcgcgagatgaatctattgagcctaattagtccatgattagcgaatgtaatgctacagtattaattaggcttaaaaaattgtctaatgaaagaacctttatttatgtcattagttttgttatcggtctatatttaatactcctaattaacatccaaacatccgatgtgacaggAGATTAGAAAAAGTCCAtgaatccaaacagccccttaatTATGAGGCATGTGGCCAAGGGCAATCCATGTTAGTCAGCCTAGGATTTTCAACTTACGGTGCGAACGCCCTTGGTCCTTCACACCTTGTTCCAAAGTCCTTCGTGGTTTTATGTATTGGAATGGCACATGCCCGTTCCTTGGCTGCTGGCATTGGGACCCTGTTGCCCATTACGGCGATACATACTCTCTTGATGGCTAAAggtgaaaacaaaagaacCATATTGACATAGTCGCTACCTGCACTATATAGTCACCTGGTACAAAATGCTATCACGCGTGTCGTAAAGTAACGGTGTTATCTCAATCTAAAATTCTATCGTATATGTCTGCCATAAATTGTATTGATAATAGATCTAAATAACCATATAAGTGGTGATaggtgtatattttttaagtgagTTACGTCCTAGATAACTTGAAAGGATGCATTTATCAAATAATAAGCCTATACTTGTCTTCAACAACATTATTAGTATCTTATTTTGTTTGTCATCTGCCATCCAATATCTAGGGTCCAGATAAGCTTTcgcatattttattatttaaagttTCAATTTAAGCAAATCTTTACTCAGTCTTTTCACTTTAAATTAGGCATTTATACTTCTATTGTAGGTTTATAATTCCAAACTTCTTCGGTATATCAACAATCTAAATCATGTAGGCTCCAACGTACTTATGATATATCTTGTCTATACATATAGTATATCTTTTACAATGAAAGATGCTAAATATGAATTACCAGAATGAAGCACCCCTCTAACACATTTCGTTAACTTGTAGgtttatgtttaaccatttgttttatttaaaatgttacataattattaattatattgttatggttttatttattattaaagacaTTTTAGATatgatttatagttttatatatttacacactagggatgtgtttggttgtaAGAATGAAATGCGTTGGGATAGAGTCAGTCTATTCTTGATATTCTTGATAGTGATAGTGTTTGGTGTGGGTTAGATTAAACCTAGGAGAAAATATTCGTTCGATATGCTGGATGAGATGATCCCTCCAATTTGGTGTGGGACGGTGCCGACCAGGACGAGCCGGGGCTGGCGTCGCACAGAGGGAGGGGGTGAGGGCATCGCAGTACGGCATCGGAGAACCtctgctggcggcggcgccgaggcggaTGGCAATGCGGCATCGGTTTCGACTCGAGGTGAGTCGAGGtctccttccccttcctctTCGTCTCCTCCCTCTGTGATTCCTCCTCTTTCCCGGGCGGCTGTCGTCACCGAGGGATGaacagcagcgccgccgctgggagtgtcgccgccgccgatttTTTGCTGTTTGCATGTCGCTGTCGGGATGGGGGTGGGGGGCGGTgtggtcggcgccgccgggtgGGGTGAAGAGCAGCCGCTGCCGGAGGGGACAGGGCCGGCGAAGagggccgctgccgccggaggCTTCACGCGCCGCTGCCTGGGTTTTGTTCTCTGGATGCTGAAAAA includes:
- the LOC102710715 gene encoding 5-pentadecatrienyl resorcinol O-methyltransferase-like isoform X1 produces the protein MQQKQQDGGHAKLAQEQLLQASTELMHHSLGYLNSMALGCAAKLGVADAIHRAGGRASLDDLHAALSLGPSKLPYLRRVMRVLVASGVFAHEQEAADVDNAGGGGGGYYSLTPVSSLLVTTGAGAGASCRSLLPLVLLHHSPALCVTPATGMAEWLKSGKEETAFEMTHGAGLWSVCSRTPELGELFNDAMAADSTFIMDLAIRGAGQVFDKITSLVDVAGGTGAAARAVAIAFPHIKCTVLDLPHVIGSIPTDHGGDVQFVAGDMMDCIPQADALLLKFVLHDWSDVDCVKILKQCKEAIPSREAGGKVIIIDVVVGSSSQATSQGTQLLFDLIVSTMLPGMERNEKEWCKIFKEAGFTEYKISPVLGFRSIIEVFP
- the LOC102710715 gene encoding 5-pentadecatrienyl resorcinol O-methyltransferase-like isoform X2 — its product is MQQKQQDGGHAKLAQEQLLQASTELMHHSLGYLNSMALGCAAKLGVADAIHRAGGRASLDDLHAALSLGPSKLPYLRRVMRVLVASGVFAHEQEAADVDNAGGGGGGYYSLTPVSSLLVTTGAGAGASCRSLLPLVLLHHSPALCVTPATGMAEWLKSGKEETAFEMTHGAGLWSVCSRTPELGELFNDAMAADSTFIMDLAIRGAGQVFDKITSLVDVAGGTGAAARAVAIAFPHIKCTVLDLPHVIGSIPTDHGGDVQFVAGDMMDCIPQADALLLKTASRYLNNARRQSLPEKQEGRSLS